In Solobacterium moorei, a single genomic region encodes these proteins:
- a CDS encoding [FeFe] hydrogenase, group A, whose amino-acid sequence MSKYQFLDKRVPIADDNISIVQDLSKCKNCTLCRRACAIDAGVFDYYDLTTNGDVPICINCGQCVVSCPFDSLNERSELDGVKAAIQDPEKVVVFQTAPAVRVGLGEEFGMPAGTFVQGKMITALRKLGGDYVLDTNFGADMTIMEEASELIERVINGNGQLPQYTSCCPAWVKFAETFYPELIPHLSTAKSPIAMQAATEKTYFAKKNNIDPKQIISVCVTPCTAKKAEIRRPEMNSSAEYWNEEEMRDSDYCITVRELARWIREAELDFANLEDGKFDPLMGEASGGGIIFANTGGVMESAMRSAYKFVTKDEVPANLIRFDAIRGFENSREADVQIGDKVLHVAAIHGTGNFRKFYEHMKETGTHYDFIEVMACPGGCIGGGGMPRHKLPQVKAAKESRIASLYERDQLKPIKISQDNPEIQLLYNEFYGAPLSEKAHHMLHTEGFINRSADLGPNGACTPETCPTSVANLKKAQQ is encoded by the coding sequence ATGAGTAAGTATCAGTTTTTAGATAAGAGAGTGCCTATAGCTGACGACAATATTTCTATTGTCCAGGATTTATCAAAATGTAAGAATTGTACATTGTGCAGACGTGCTTGCGCCATTGATGCCGGTGTATTTGATTATTATGACTTAACCACAAACGGAGATGTACCAATCTGTATAAATTGTGGACAGTGTGTAGTATCTTGCCCATTTGACAGTTTAAATGAACGTTCAGAATTAGATGGTGTTAAAGCCGCGATTCAAGATCCTGAAAAGGTTGTTGTATTCCAGACTGCACCAGCAGTACGTGTAGGACTTGGCGAAGAATTTGGTATGCCTGCTGGAACATTCGTGCAAGGAAAGATGATCACAGCTTTACGTAAGCTTGGGGGTGACTACGTACTTGATACAAACTTTGGAGCAGACATGACCATTATGGAAGAAGCCTCTGAGTTAATTGAAAGAGTAATCAATGGTAATGGCCAATTACCTCAATATACCAGCTGTTGTCCAGCTTGGGTTAAATTTGCAGAAACATTCTACCCAGAATTAATTCCGCATCTTTCAACCGCAAAGAGTCCAATCGCTATGCAGGCCGCAACAGAAAAGACATACTTCGCTAAGAAGAACAATATTGATCCTAAGCAGATTATTTCTGTATGTGTAACACCATGTACAGCGAAAAAGGCAGAAATCCGTCGCCCAGAAATGAATTCATCTGCTGAATATTGGAATGAAGAAGAGATGCGTGATTCAGACTACTGTATTACAGTGCGTGAACTTGCGCGTTGGATTCGTGAAGCGGAATTAGATTTCGCAAATCTTGAAGATGGCAAGTTTGATCCATTGATGGGTGAAGCGTCAGGTGGAGGAATTATCTTTGCTAATACTGGTGGTGTTATGGAGTCCGCAATGCGTTCTGCATATAAGTTTGTTACAAAGGATGAAGTGCCTGCTAACTTGATTCGCTTTGATGCAATTCGCGGCTTTGAAAATAGTCGTGAAGCAGATGTACAAATCGGTGATAAGGTATTACACGTTGCCGCAATTCACGGTACAGGTAACTTCCGCAAGTTCTATGAACATATGAAGGAAACAGGAACGCATTATGACTTTATCGAAGTGATGGCTTGTCCTGGTGGATGTATTGGTGGTGGAGGAATGCCTCGTCATAAGCTTCCTCAAGTGAAGGCTGCGAAGGAATCTCGTATTGCATCATTATACGAAAGAGATCAGCTCAAGCCGATCAAGATCTCACAGGATAACCCTGAAATTCAACTATTATATAATGAGTTCTATGGTGCACCATTAAGTGAGAAGGCTCATCACATGTTGCATACAGAAGGATTTATCAATCGTTCAGCTGATTTGGGTCCAAACGGTGCTTGTACACCTGAAACATGTCCAACTTCCGTTGCAAACTTGAAAAAAGCACAACAATAA
- a CDS encoding esterase, whose product MIEFQNRKYTLLGDTRASTFLMYLVDESNPEDYNQIYQKLSDRNQVCMIAVAVHDWQGELSPWSAPAIFGKHDFAGNASLLLSELERFWDWFQSNYHVETDQLYLCGYSLAGLFAIWASSQTNIFKKIVAVSPSVWYMNFVDYLEQHPIHTNKAYLSLGDKEANAKNKAMATVKVCFESVIQILQKQNIPLTYEYNPGNHFQDVELRMIKGIQSLLLGSREEEKQ is encoded by the coding sequence ATGATAGAGTTTCAAAATAGAAAATATACGCTTCTAGGGGATACACGGGCTAGTACATTTTTGATGTATTTGGTAGATGAATCTAATCCAGAGGATTACAACCAAATTTATCAAAAACTATCGGATAGAAATCAAGTATGTATGATTGCGGTGGCTGTCCATGATTGGCAAGGGGAATTATCTCCATGGTCTGCACCTGCAATTTTTGGAAAACATGATTTTGCAGGGAATGCATCATTGTTGTTATCTGAGTTAGAAAGATTTTGGGATTGGTTTCAAAGTAATTATCATGTAGAGACAGATCAGTTGTATCTTTGTGGATATTCTTTAGCTGGCCTATTTGCGATATGGGCATCATCTCAAACAAATATATTTAAAAAGATTGTGGCTGTTTCTCCGTCTGTATGGTATATGAACTTTGTGGATTATCTTGAACAACATCCAATTCATACAAACAAAGCTTATCTGAGTTTGGGAGATAAAGAAGCCAATGCAAAAAACAAAGCCATGGCTACAGTTAAAGTCTGTTTTGAATCTGTAATACAAATTCTGCAGAAACAAAATATTCCACTAACATATGAATACAATCCTGGTAATCACTTTCAAGATGTTGAATTAAGAATGATAAAAGGCATCCAAAGTTTATTGCTTGGAAGCAGAGAAGAGGAGAAACAATGA
- a CDS encoding PaaI family thioesterase — protein sequence MTELLYLGDYSCRLTSKNNTVLYINPGKGKDYSRQADIILQTTKANKSLVQLHITTDQTKIINQDLLEMSKKVSYHEIQIERIADDAYRIEVDDKKILVCGNQDVTVDGKDDFALVPRMHSEISEAKMGTLAKQIIPIHTSQAALFDYRVAIALQVENKLILEPAMKVDLQEENHRNLKELENQLYPLLLDAAKKFHMTMICMNDGVAMAQMLVTKKDINPLGLVYGGISYNFADIVAGCTFYSAGGYGPTISANYDYLRSTAGTESLVAIAKDIKRGKHIHFIEVEIYNEAAKLVAKGGFTYFVQN from the coding sequence ATGACAGAACTTTTATATCTAGGTGACTATAGTTGTCGCTTAACCTCGAAAAACAATACCGTTTTATATATTAATCCTGGCAAGGGAAAAGATTATAGTCGGCAAGCAGATATTATCCTTCAGACAACGAAAGCGAATAAATCATTGGTACAACTTCATATCACAACGGATCAAACGAAAATCATCAACCAAGATTTACTCGAGATGAGTAAGAAGGTTAGTTATCACGAGATACAGATTGAAAGAATCGCTGATGATGCCTATCGCATTGAAGTGGATGATAAAAAGATTCTTGTATGTGGGAATCAGGATGTTACTGTAGATGGTAAAGATGATTTCGCACTTGTGCCTAGGATGCATTCGGAAATATCAGAAGCGAAAATGGGTACTCTAGCAAAGCAAATCATTCCAATACACACGTCACAAGCAGCACTATTTGATTATCGCGTAGCGATTGCACTGCAGGTTGAAAATAAGTTGATTCTTGAGCCTGCGATGAAGGTTGATCTACAAGAAGAAAATCATCGAAATCTAAAAGAGTTAGAGAATCAATTATATCCACTGCTATTAGATGCAGCCAAGAAATTCCATATGACGATGATTTGTATGAATGATGGTGTAGCGATGGCACAGATGTTAGTTACTAAGAAGGATATCAATCCACTGGGCCTAGTATATGGTGGTATTAGCTATAACTTTGCGGATATTGTGGCAGGATGTACCTTCTATTCAGCAGGAGGATATGGTCCAACTATATCAGCAAACTACGATTATCTTCGCTCAACTGCAGGTACTGAAAGCTTGGTTGCGATTGCGAAAGATATTAAACGAGGAAAACATATTCATTTTATCGAAGTGGAAATTTATAATGAAGCAGCAAAACTAGTCGCAAAGGGTGGATTTACCTATTTTGTACAAAATTAG
- a CDS encoding metal-dependent transcriptional regulator yields MAMPIYESAEDYLEAILVIQQRKGIVHSIDVAEETGFSKASVSVAMKKLRENGYISMDKDGSLKLLAPGKKIAERIWERNRVLTHFFISIGVDEETAARDAHKIEHDLSDETFEKIKEKFANHFE; encoded by the coding sequence ATGGCTATGCCTATTTATGAATCCGCTGAAGACTATTTAGAAGCTATACTAGTGATTCAACAGCGAAAAGGAATAGTACATTCCATTGACGTTGCTGAAGAAACTGGTTTCTCCAAAGCAAGTGTAAGTGTTGCAATGAAGAAACTGCGCGAGAATGGATATATCTCCATGGACAAAGACGGTTCTCTCAAATTGCTTGCTCCTGGAAAAAAGATTGCTGAACGCATTTGGGAAAGAAATCGTGTATTAACTCATTTCTTCATCAGTATTGGTGTTGATGAAGAAACTGCCGCAAGAGATGCGCACAAGATCGAACACGATCTCAGTGACGAGACATTTGAGAAGATTAAAGAAAAATTTGCTAATCATTTTGAATAA
- a CDS encoding carbohydrate kinase family protein: MSSIFVIGGANIDIVGSSIDPLQNFDSNPGEISIAYGGVGRNIAQICALLGENIKFVTCFSGDSYGQSMKEDCKRLGMDVSMSSTVEDLPSSMYIALLDNNRDMKLGMSDMRILRRMDAKMLQPILETLHEDDIIIIDSNLDMESIEYIAIHAKARIAADPVSAHKATRLKSVLNHLDIFKPNQFEASELTGIWIKDEETARQNLDWFIEHGVKEVIISMADRGILLGTAEHKTWFTHRPINMENATGGGDSLLGAYVASRLAGKCPLESMRFGISAAVISIEQDAVRRRNLNTEEVNAKISDMKIEEKTL; this comes from the coding sequence ATGAGTAGTATTTTCGTGATTGGTGGAGCGAATATTGATATCGTTGGATCAAGTATCGATCCATTACAGAATTTTGATTCCAATCCTGGTGAAATTTCCATTGCTTATGGAGGAGTGGGAAGAAACATTGCACAGATTTGTGCATTGCTTGGTGAGAATATCAAGTTTGTGACTTGTTTCTCTGGTGATAGTTATGGGCAATCAATGAAAGAAGATTGCAAGAGACTAGGAATGGACGTGTCTATGTCTTCTACTGTAGAAGACCTTCCAAGTTCCATGTATATTGCATTATTGGACAATAACCGCGATATGAAACTTGGTATGAGTGACATGAGAATTTTACGGCGTATGGATGCAAAAATGTTACAACCAATCTTAGAAACATTGCATGAAGATGATATCATTATCATAGATTCCAACTTGGATATGGAGAGTATTGAATATATTGCAATACATGCAAAAGCAAGGATTGCGGCAGACCCAGTCAGTGCACACAAAGCAACTAGATTAAAGTCTGTATTAAATCACCTAGATATCTTTAAGCCAAATCAGTTTGAAGCATCAGAATTAACAGGTATTTGGATTAAAGATGAAGAGACTGCACGACAGAATTTGGATTGGTTTATTGAGCATGGTGTAAAAGAAGTGATTATTTCCATGGCTGATCGTGGTATCTTGTTAGGAACGGCTGAACATAAGACTTGGTTTACACATCGCCCAATCAATATGGAGAATGCGACTGGTGGAGGAGATTCCCTATTAGGCGCATATGTGGCAAGTCGACTTGCAGGGAAGTGTCCATTAGAGTCAATGAGATTTGGTATTAGTGCGGCTGTTATTAGCATTGAACAAGATGCAGTTAGACGACGCAATTTAAATACAGAAGAAGTAAATGCAAAGATATCAGATATGAAGATAGAGGAGAAAACATTATGA
- a CDS encoding pseudouridine-5'-phosphate glycosidase, which produces MKVRTNEEVSKALAEHKPVIALESTIISHGMPYPQNVETALKVEAIIREHGGVPATVGIIDGEAVVGMTPEEIEEFGKRGLSIPKVSRRDIPVILANKSWGASTVATTMILAAKAGVEFFVTGGIGGVHRGAETTFDISADLEELGNTNVTVICAGAKAILDLPKTLEILETKGVPVLGFQTDELPAFYTRKSGLKVDHKVESYSEAAEIIRAKRGFGLDGGVLVTNPIPEEYSMDADAINAVIDSAIKEMDEKGIKGKECTPFLLAKIAEITGGKSLESNIQLVFNNAAVGTEIAKEYYK; this is translated from the coding sequence ATGAAAGTAAGAACAAATGAAGAAGTATCAAAGGCACTAGCAGAACACAAGCCTGTTATCGCTCTAGAATCAACAATTATCTCACATGGTATGCCATACCCACAGAATGTTGAAACAGCATTAAAGGTAGAAGCAATCATTCGTGAACACGGTGGTGTGCCCGCAACAGTCGGCATCATTGATGGTGAAGCCGTTGTTGGTATGACACCAGAGGAAATCGAAGAATTCGGTAAGCGTGGCTTAAGCATACCTAAGGTATCTCGTAGAGATATTCCAGTTATCTTAGCAAATAAGAGTTGGGGTGCTTCTACAGTTGCGACAACAATGATTCTTGCGGCTAAGGCTGGCGTTGAGTTCTTCGTAACTGGCGGTATTGGTGGTGTTCACCGTGGTGCAGAAACTACATTTGATATCTCCGCTGACTTAGAAGAATTAGGAAACACAAACGTTACAGTTATCTGTGCAGGTGCTAAGGCTATCTTAGATTTGCCAAAGACATTAGAAATTCTCGAAACAAAGGGTGTTCCAGTATTAGGCTTCCAAACTGATGAACTTCCTGCATTCTACACACGTAAGTCAGGATTAAAGGTTGATCACAAGGTAGAAAGTTATTCTGAAGCTGCAGAAATTATCCGTGCAAAGAGAGGGTTTGGTTTAGATGGTGGTGTATTAGTCACAAATCCAATTCCAGAAGAATATTCTATGGACGCAGATGCAATCAATGCGGTGATCGATTCTGCAATCAAGGAAATGGATGAAAAGGGAATCAAAGGAAAAGAATGCACACCATTCTTACTTGCTAAGATTGCAGAAATTACTGGTGGCAAGTCCCTTGAATCTAATATTCAATTAGTATTCAATAACGCGGCTGTTGGTACAGAAATTGCAAAGGAATACTATAAGTAA
- a CDS encoding aminoglycoside N(3)-acetyltransferase, with protein MTEMKQTVSDPVTKESFIQALKSLGITGNQILEVHTQMSSFGYVIGGARTIVDGLMELCENGGTILMPAQAVDNSEPSDWEYPAVAPTLYKEIREAIPAHDTRTSDVHYMGSVVENFRLRDGVITSSHPTFSYSAWGRYARLLCNHQSMHFPLADESPTARLYELKGYVLLIGCDFDSATCMHLAEYRSDCRPIGIQGAKVKTAEGDVWRKYLDLQLDSDIFLKVGQMMRKKNMVRETMLGGCKITLFSAANAIDEAMRYFDKTMVYDLYR; from the coding sequence ATGACAGAGATGAAACAGACAGTTTCTGATCCGGTGACAAAAGAGAGTTTTATCCAAGCACTGAAAAGTCTTGGTATTACTGGCAATCAGATTTTGGAAGTACATACACAGATGTCTAGTTTCGGATATGTAATTGGTGGTGCTCGAACAATCGTAGATGGTTTGATGGAGTTGTGCGAAAATGGCGGGACGATTCTCATGCCAGCACAAGCAGTTGATAACAGCGAACCGAGTGATTGGGAATATCCAGCGGTTGCACCGACGCTTTACAAAGAAATTCGTGAAGCGATCCCAGCTCACGATACAAGGACAAGTGATGTACATTACATGGGATCAGTTGTTGAAAACTTTAGACTAAGAGATGGTGTGATTACTTCCTCACATCCAACCTTCTCTTATTCTGCATGGGGTAGATATGCAAGATTGTTATGCAATCATCAATCGATGCATTTCCCACTGGCAGATGAATCTCCAACCGCAAGACTCTATGAATTAAAAGGATATGTACTTTTAATTGGCTGTGATTTTGATTCGGCAACATGCATGCATCTAGCTGAGTACCGCTCTGATTGTCGACCAATCGGCATTCAAGGTGCAAAGGTCAAGACCGCAGAAGGTGATGTGTGGAGAAAATATCTTGATTTACAGTTAGATAGTGATATCTTCCTGAAAGTTGGACAAATGATGCGAAAGAAAAACATGGTTAGAGAAACCATGTTAGGTGGTTGCAAGATTACGCTTTTCTCGGCTGCAAATGCAATTGATGAAGCCATGCGTTATTTTGATAAGACCATGGTGTACGATTTATATCGTTAA
- a CDS encoding GAF domain-containing protein → MKTILNKQICTFLEESDKIAALSNVSACIQMSYKNINWVGFYFVKDNQLVLGPFQGKPACTRIPFDKGVCGKCYRDKSVQRIDNVLAFSGHIACDCDSRSELCVPIIVNGKCVGEIDIDSPITSRFGQEEENEMLQAAYDIAQAYLQHHWI, encoded by the coding sequence ATGAAAACGATATTAAATAAACAAATTTGCACTTTTTTAGAAGAAAGCGATAAGATTGCCGCACTTTCCAATGTCAGTGCGTGCATTCAAATGAGTTACAAAAATATTAACTGGGTTGGATTCTATTTTGTAAAGGATAACCAACTCGTTCTTGGCCCTTTTCAGGGAAAACCTGCCTGCACAAGGATTCCTTTTGATAAAGGCGTCTGCGGGAAATGTTACCGTGATAAAAGTGTACAGCGCATTGATAACGTACTAGCCTTTTCAGGACATATTGCTTGTGATTGCGATAGTCGCAGTGAACTTTGTGTGCCTATCATTGTAAATGGAAAGTGCGTTGGTGAAATTGATATTGATTCTCCAATTACTAGTCGCTTTGGTCAAGAGGAAGAAAATGAAATGCTGCAGGCTGCTTATGACATCGCACAAGCATACCTACAGCATCATTGGATTTAA
- the mgtE gene encoding magnesium transporter: MDKDLVLEWIKSNNLKELHEYLKKQNVVDIAEFLHELDDSTLAIFFRILEKEEAANVFSYLDNEERNRLIKTFNNAEIVNVINELYSDDAIDFLSDMPANLVTQLLDKVDDGVRKDINHLLKYKDDTAGSIMTVEFIEFTKEMTVADALAKIKRVGIDSETVYTCYVVENRKLIGIVSAKSLMLSDSDVPIKDIMKTEFIYAYTSDDKEDIAKKMKKYDLIALPVLDVENCIVGIVTFDDAIDVLTEETTEDMQKMAAIVANDKPYLTTSVWEHARSRIVWLLILMFSATLTGSIISNYEHAFEVMPVLVSFIPMLMDTGGNCGSQSSTLIIRGLAIDEIKFSDFFKVVFKEFRISIVVGIVLGLANGIRIVVLNHDVYLAIVVSVSIVVTVMISKFVGCVLPIIAKRLKMDPAIMAAPLITTIVDTLAIMVYFSIASQIFNL, translated from the coding sequence ATGGACAAGGACTTAGTTTTAGAGTGGATTAAAAGCAACAATTTAAAAGAATTACATGAATATTTAAAGAAACAGAATGTCGTTGATATTGCGGAGTTTCTCCACGAGTTGGATGATAGTACACTAGCAATCTTCTTTAGAATTCTAGAAAAAGAAGAAGCGGCGAATGTTTTCTCCTATTTAGATAACGAAGAACGCAATCGTTTGATCAAGACCTTTAATAATGCTGAAATTGTAAACGTGATTAACGAACTATACTCTGATGACGCGATTGATTTTCTATCTGATATGCCAGCAAATCTGGTAACACAGCTGTTAGATAAAGTTGATGATGGTGTTCGCAAAGATATTAATCATTTATTAAAGTATAAGGATGATACTGCAGGAAGTATCATGACGGTTGAATTTATTGAGTTTACAAAAGAGATGACAGTTGCAGACGCACTAGCAAAAATCAAGCGCGTTGGTATTGATAGTGAGACGGTGTATACCTGTTATGTAGTAGAAAACCGTAAACTAATTGGTATCGTCAGTGCAAAGAGTTTGATGTTAAGTGACTCTGATGTGCCTATCAAGGACATCATGAAGACAGAATTCATCTATGCATATACAAGTGATGACAAAGAAGACATCGCTAAAAAGATGAAGAAGTATGACTTGATTGCCTTACCTGTATTAGATGTAGAAAACTGCATTGTTGGTATCGTAACATTCGACGATGCGATTGACGTCTTGACAGAAGAAACAACAGAAGACATGCAGAAGATGGCTGCAATTGTTGCGAATGATAAGCCATACCTAACAACATCTGTGTGGGAACATGCACGTAGCAGAATAGTTTGGCTATTAATCTTAATGTTTTCAGCAACATTGACAGGGAGTATTATCTCCAACTATGAACATGCCTTTGAGGTGATGCCAGTACTTGTATCCTTTATTCCTATGCTGATGGATACAGGTGGAAACTGTGGATCACAGAGTTCAACTTTGATTATCCGTGGTTTAGCGATTGATGAAATTAAGTTCAGCGATTTCTTCAAGGTTGTATTCAAGGAATTTAGGATCTCTATTGTTGTGGGTATAGTGCTAGGTTTAGCAAATGGTATCAGAATTGTTGTGCTAAATCATGACGTATATCTAGCAATTGTTGTTTCGGTTTCAATTGTTGTTACAGTCATGATTTCTAAATTTGTTGGATGTGTGCTACCAATTATTGCAAAGAGATTGAAGATGGACCCAGCAATTATGGCTGCACCATTAATCACAACGATCGTAGATACGCTAGCAATTATGGTGTACTTCTCAATCGCATCACAAATTTTCAATTTATAA
- a CDS encoding DUF402 domain-containing protein: MYPTVGSSVHIQSFKHDGSLHRTWCKGFVLEADEDRIVAVTDHAWVIEADNRKWLTREPAVCFFYRKKWYNVISMIRHSGIYYYCNLASPTIYDGEAIKNIDYDLDVKLYPDRTYQVLDENEYFEHAKKMNYSEDVMDIVEAQLDKLITDMEEEKEPFNKECIDKYYQLYLKMSSHQNIEKE, from the coding sequence ATGTATCCAACAGTAGGTTCATCAGTACATATTCAAAGTTTTAAACACGATGGAAGCTTGCATCGCACATGGTGTAAGGGTTTTGTTCTTGAGGCAGATGAGGATAGAATTGTAGCGGTTACTGACCATGCGTGGGTGATTGAAGCGGATAATCGTAAGTGGCTTACGCGTGAGCCGGCTGTATGTTTTTTCTATAGAAAGAAATGGTACAATGTCATCTCTATGATTCGTCACAGTGGCATCTACTATTACTGTAACTTGGCATCTCCAACAATTTATGATGGTGAAGCAATCAAGAATATTGATTATGATTTAGATGTAAAGCTCTATCCAGATCGCACTTATCAAGTTCTTGATGAAAACGAATATTTTGAACATGCGAAAAAAATGAATTATTCAGAGGATGTTATGGATATCGTTGAAGCACAATTGGATAAGTTAATTACAGATATGGAAGAGGAGAAAGAACCGTTTAATAAAGAGTGTATTGACAAGTACTATCAGCTTTATTTAAAGATGAGTTCACATCAGAATATTGAGAAAGAATAA
- the tsaE gene encoding tRNA (adenosine(37)-N6)-threonylcarbamoyltransferase complex ATPase subunit type 1 TsaE, translating into MKDLRLITKSADETRELGSKIGKHSEAGMVILLDGDLGAGKTCLTQGIAKGLDINRSVTSPTFTIQKIYYGRLLLNHIDAYRLEGVHQDLGFDEYLNDEGLTVIEWSQFSPDLVPEEHLKISIQLLENGDREFTFYAIGKQYEDLLGVLA; encoded by the coding sequence ATGAAAGATTTAAGATTAATAACGAAATCAGCTGATGAAACAAGAGAGCTTGGTTCTAAGATAGGTAAGCATAGTGAAGCAGGTATGGTTATCTTATTAGATGGCGACTTAGGGGCTGGTAAGACTTGTTTGACACAAGGAATTGCAAAGGGATTAGATATTAATCGTAGTGTTACTAGTCCAACATTTACAATTCAAAAAATTTATTATGGTCGACTGTTGCTAAATCATATTGATGCGTATCGTTTAGAGGGTGTTCATCAGGATCTAGGCTTTGATGAATATTTGAATGATGAAGGGCTAACGGTTATTGAATGGTCACAGTTTAGTCCAGATTTAGTTCCTGAGGAGCATTTAAAGATTTCAATTCAATTATTGGAGAATGGAGATCGTGAATTTACTTTTTATGCGATTGGAAAGCAGTATGAAGATTTATTGGGGGTTCTAGCATGA
- the tsaB gene encoding tRNA (adenosine(37)-N6)-threonylcarbamoyltransferase complex dimerization subunit type 1 TsaB, producing MITLCMDTSHIYLSLALIHDDEIVGEVQEECWKHQSEEIFPKLEEMLSRLSLKSDDIDQIVITKGPGSYTGVRIAMTIAKVFCSMTNKPLYTLPTMLLYAGMEDCRVVLDARGKRVYTCAYKNGKAVEEERVEYIADLENTVLDEKIIGDGQLFGKETYYPNMAKNFLLLKNEWQKAENVHLVVPEYLKSSNAYNIHK from the coding sequence ATGATTACTTTATGTATGGATACAAGTCATATCTATTTATCACTTGCGTTAATTCATGATGATGAAATTGTTGGTGAGGTACAGGAAGAGTGCTGGAAACATCAATCTGAGGAGATTTTTCCTAAGCTGGAAGAGATGTTATCAAGGCTATCACTAAAGAGCGATGATATTGATCAGATTGTCATTACAAAGGGTCCTGGTAGTTACACGGGTGTTCGTATTGCAATGACGATTGCAAAAGTATTCTGTTCCATGACAAATAAGCCACTATATACACTTCCTACAATGTTGTTGTATGCAGGCATGGAAGATTGCCGTGTTGTATTGGATGCACGTGGTAAACGTGTATATACATGTGCATATAAAAATGGTAAGGCAGTCGAGGAAGAAAGAGTTGAATACATCGCTGATCTTGAAAATACAGTACTTGATGAAAAGATTATCGGTGATGGTCAATTATTTGGAAAAGAAACTTACTATCCAAATATGGCAAAGAACTTCTTATTATTAAAGAATGAGTGGCAGAAAGCAGAGAATGTGCATTTGGTTGTGCCAGAATATTTAAAGTCATCGAATGCATATAACATTCATAAATAA
- the rimI gene encoding ribosomal protein S18-alanine N-acetyltransferase, producing MIEADLAQVADLENICFPKGGWTLEQFRYELLENPFSNLLVFEENQMIIGYIDWWITYEQAQLANIAVDPSSQKQGIGQQLLNEALRDAIEEECENMTLEVRISNERAIQFYEKNGFITVNTRKNYYDDGEHAYLMIKPLGGL from the coding sequence ATGATAGAAGCAGATCTTGCGCAAGTTGCAGATCTTGAAAATATTTGTTTTCCAAAAGGGGGATGGACTTTAGAGCAGTTCCGCTATGAACTTTTGGAAAATCCTTTCTCCAACTTATTGGTATTTGAAGAAAATCAAATGATCATTGGGTACATTGATTGGTGGATTACCTATGAACAAGCACAGCTTGCGAATATTGCGGTTGATCCTTCTAGTCAGAAACAAGGTATTGGACAACAATTATTGAATGAGGCTCTTCGGGACGCAATTGAAGAAGAGTGTGAAAATATGACATTGGAAGTACGTATCTCAAATGAGCGTGCAATTCAATTCTATGAAAAAAATGGGTTTATTACGGTAAATACTCGCAAGAATTATTATGATGATGGCGAGCATGCATATCTAATGATTAAACCCTTAGGAGGTTTGTAA